The following are from one region of the Nicotiana tomentosiformis chromosome 7, ASM39032v3, whole genome shotgun sequence genome:
- the LOC138895534 gene encoding uncharacterized protein encodes MRILEFTSFQLEGRARRWWQSYLLGRPAGSPPMTWSQFTQLFLDRYIPPSESEELRYQFEQLEQGQMSVTDYEARFSELSRHALMIITTDAERVRRFVAGLHSGIRANMAREVEIGTSYQLVVEIAWRIEGYHQRGREKMQQDKRARYSGEFRGAPAKGSGQYRRGQPSRPPYLSPPPPRGAPARPYFSAMLESF; translated from the coding sequence ATGAGAATACTGGAGTTCACttctttccagctggagggcagggcccgtagatggtggcagtcttatcttcttggcagaccagcgggttctcctcccatgacttggagcCAGTTCACACAgcttttcctggataggtatattccaccctccgagAGTGAAGAGTTGCGgtatcagtttgagcagcttgagcagggtcagatgtcagtgaccgactatgaggcgaggttttctgagttgtctcgccatgcacttatgataatTACTACGGACgcagagagagtgcgaaggtttgtcgCGGGGCTGCATTCCGGTATTAGGGCCAATATGGCCCGAGAGGTAGAGATAGGGACTTCTTATCAGCTGGTAGTGGAGATTGCTtggaggattgagggctaccatCAGAGGGGGAGAGAGAagatgcagcaggacaagagggcccgttactctggagagtttagaggtgccccggctaaGGGAAGTGGTCAGTATAGGAGGGGTCAAcctagcaggcccccatattTATCACcgccacctcctcgaggtgctccagcgcgcccctatttcagcgccatgctAGAGAGTTTTTAG